One stretch of Gadus chalcogrammus isolate NIFS_2021 chromosome 14, NIFS_Gcha_1.0, whole genome shotgun sequence DNA includes these proteins:
- the LOC130404093 gene encoding nuclear factor 7, brain-like yields the protein MAEENLPLKHFLTCSVCTEILKDPVSLGCHHSFCSSCLQDFWAQAENKNCPVCKRKSSKDVVVNFSIKELADSYARRQRSAPSDEAQVVCTEPSQRSAPSDEAQVVCTEPSQRSAPSDKAQVVCTEHLKDIKWFCKEEQRAVCHVCEFPHHQGHTVVPLEEPVQELKQQLTHDLTALQARRSRHQELEETYEAMVPHLKEQRVKTERRIRAEFEQLHRFLREEEEARVKALREEEEQKRKRILLERKTLQEQIRSLSEGLLAVEADLQKDGLSFLSSSTRSRTSARALLSGSDPQLLPGALLDEAKHLGNLAHRVWEEMGQRTTFSPVTLDPNTAARRLSLSDDLTSVRHSGVIQKVPNNPERFTWYRNVLGSEGFSSGEHCWEVEVGDHPDWIIGVAKESVDRKGERPATPANGIWCLLHRSGKYTLGSGETLTLKRTPERIRVQLDYDGGEVSFYDPEDMTLIYTHQDTFTDNIFPYFNVGAAGEARTKDVRVCGVSSRTKPCK from the coding sequence ATGGCAGAAGAAAACCTTCCTCTCAAACATTTCCTGACCTGCAGCGTGTGCACTGAGATCCTCAAGGACCCGGTGTCTCTGGGCTGTCACCACAGCTTCTGTTCCAGCTGTCTCCAGGACTTCTGGGCCCAAGCGGAGAACAAGAACTGTCCCGTCTGTAAGAGGAAATCCTCAAAGGATGTAGTCGTTAACTTTTCCATCAAGGAGCTCGCTGACTCCTACGCTAGAAGACAGAGGTCTGCCCCCTCTGATGAGGCCCAGGTGGTCTGCACTGAACCCTCCCAGAGGTCTGCCCCCTCTGATGAGGCCCAGGTGGTCTGCACTGAACCCTCCCAGAGGTCTGCCCCCTCTGATAAGGCCCAGGTGGTCTGCACTGAGCACTTAAAGGATATCAAGTGGTTctgtaaggaggagcagagagctgtGTGTCACGTGTGTGAGTTCCCTCACCACCAGGGTCACACAGTGGTTCCTCTAGAAGAACCAGTCCAGGAGCTGAAGCAGCAGCTGACACATGACCTCACGGCTCTACAGGCCAGGAGGAGCAGAcaccaggagctggaggagacgtaTGAGGCCATGGTTCCTCACCTCAAGGAACAGCGGGTGAAGACCGAGAGGCGGATCAGAGCAGAGTTTGAACAGCTTCACCGGTtcctgagagaggaagaggaggccagagtgaaggccctgagagaggaagaggagcagaagaggaagaggatcctCCTGGAGAGGAAGACCCTTCAGGAGCAGATCCGGTCTCTCTCAGAGGGTCTCTTGGCTGTAGAAGCAGACCTGCAGAAGGACGGCCTGTCGTTCCTCAGCTCTTCCACGCGCTCCCGGACCAGCGCCAGAGCCCTGCTCTCCGGTTCTGATCCCCAGCTGCTTCCTGGAGCGCTGCTGGACGAGGCCAAACACCTGGGAAACCTGGCCCACCGAGTCTGGGAGGAGATGGGGCAGAGGACCACCTTCAGCCCCGTTACTCTGGACCCAAACACTGCAGCACGccggctctctctgtctgatgaTCTGACCAGCGTGAGACATAGCGGTGTAATCCAGAAGGTTCCTAACAACCCAGAGAGGTTCACTTGGTACCGTAATGTTCTGGGCTCTGAGGGCTTCAGCTCAGGGGAACActgctgggaggtggaggtgggagacCATCCTGACTGGATAATAGGTGTTGCTAAAGAGTCAGTGGACAGGAAAGGAGAGCGTCCTGCTACACCAGCTAATGGAATCTGGTGTTTACTCCACCGCAGTGGAAAGTACACTCTGGGTAGTGGTGAAACCCTGACATTGAAGAGGACTCCAGAGAGGATCAGAGTCCAGCTGGACTATGATGGAGGGGAGGTGTCCTTCTACGACCCTGAAGACATGACTCTCATCTACACCCATCAAGACACTTTCACTGACAACATCTTCCCTTATTTTAATGTTGGAGCAGCAGGTGAAGCCCGGACCAAAGATGTTAGAGTGTGTGGTGTCTCCTCACGCACTAAGCCATGTAAATGA